From one Salvelinus alpinus chromosome 14, SLU_Salpinus.1, whole genome shotgun sequence genomic stretch:
- the LOC139538901 gene encoding uncharacterized protein isoform X1: protein MNGPKRTWQQVKIKYKNILQNAVKKNTHRQGTGGGSPKADLTPAEDMALKLNKGRPVLEGIPGGKETSIGSSQDATRFIQVSGSTVFLLEPPAQAPDDADPGEGPSAAATAHDGDDDEEETISLDSRRHEDPDAIQWENQPGNISSQAIRKLYGNHLRRQIELADIDIQYKKKKMENLALESEIKKRTIRKLDLEIKKLEREVRYAFNVHCMLTVTQMY, encoded by the exons atgaacgggccaaaacggacatggcagcaggtcaaaatcaaatacaagaacattctgcagaatg cagtgaaaaagaatacccacagacaaggcacgggtggtgggtcaccaaaggctgaccttaccccagcagaggacatggccttgaaactaaataaaggcaggcccgtcttagaggggatccctggggggaaagagacgagcataggttcttcccaagatgccacccgcttcattcaag tgtctggcagcactgtgttcctgttagagccaccagcacaagcaccagacgatgctgatcca ggtgaaggccccagtgcagcagcaacagcacatgatggagacgatgatgaggaggagaccatctctctggattccagaaggcatgag gacccagatgctatacagtgggaaaaccagcctggcaacata agctcacaagctatcagaaagttgtatggcaaccacctccggcgccaaatagaactggcagacatagacattcagtacaagaagaaaaagatggaaaatcttgcactggagtccgaaataaaaaagaggacaattaggaaactggaccttgaaataaaaaaacttgagagggaggtgagatatgccttcaatgtacactgtatgctaactgtaacacaaatgtattaa
- the LOC139538901 gene encoding uncharacterized protein isoform X2: protein MNGPKRTWQQVKIKYKNILQNAVKKNTHRQGTGGGSPKADLTPAEDMALKLNKGRPVLEGIPGGKETSIGSSQDATRFIQVSGSTVFLLEPPAQAPDDADPGEGPSAAATAHDGDDDEEETISLDSRRHEDPDAIQWENQPGNISSQAIRKLYGNHLRRQIELADIDIQYKKKKMENLALESEIKKRTIRKLDLEIKKLERELQEDDTAQNKN from the exons atgaacgggccaaaacggacatggcagcaggtcaaaatcaaatacaagaacattctgcagaatg cagtgaaaaagaatacccacagacaaggcacgggtggtgggtcaccaaaggctgaccttaccccagcagaggacatggccttgaaactaaataaaggcaggcccgtcttagaggggatccctggggggaaagagacgagcataggttcttcccaagatgccacccgcttcattcaag tgtctggcagcactgtgttcctgttagagccaccagcacaagcaccagacgatgctgatcca ggtgaaggccccagtgcagcagcaacagcacatgatggagacgatgatgaggaggagaccatctctctggattccagaaggcatgag gacccagatgctatacagtgggaaaaccagcctggcaacata agctcacaagctatcagaaagttgtatggcaaccacctccggcgccaaatagaactggcagacatagacattcagtacaagaagaaaaagatggaaaatcttgcactggagtccgaaataaaaaagaggacaattaggaaactggaccttgaaataaaaaaacttgagagggag ctccaagaagatgacacagctcaaaataaaaattag